The Setaria viridis chromosome 9, Setaria_viridis_v4.0, whole genome shotgun sequence sequence AAGGAAACACACCCCTTTTTCCCCAAATTCAGTAGCCAATTTTTTGTCCGGCTGTTCATGTGAAGGCATGCACTTAACTAACACGCATATCTTCCAACCATTCAGTTACTGACCTTTTTTTTTGAGGTAATTCAGTTACTGACCTATTGATGCACCGTTAACCATGTGTGTTTTATAGAGCAGCTTCTTGGATCTGTGTGCTGCTGCTTGTTGTGGGAAGAACGATTGACCTGCGACCCTCTGATATGATCGCGAAGCGAAACCAGTAGTGCGATTGAAAGTGCAAAAATCATTAGCAGATATGAGGGTCACGTGGGATTGACCACCAAACCAATATGAGAAGGATAACCAATCCCGTGGCAGAAAGGGATGTTATGTTACCCTTTGATGTTCCCATACCAAGAGATATCTTCAAAGCTGTTCGAAAAGTACGTTTTACTCGCGCGTCCTGCAACGCGGTCAATCCGGTGCGTCCGTGGTGCGTGAGGATTCGTGCGTTTCTGGCGTTGGCGGACGTGAAAAGTACGTTTGTCAGTTGCCGAAGAGATTATGCACATCTTGAAGTCAGAACTTCGTCTATATTCCGAATCTGCTTATgacaaaaaacaaacaaacaggtATTCCATGTTATCTCAATCATTTCAGTGTTGACCTGTTGATAGGGACCCTTCCGCTCAACCGTGAAAGGCTTTGACATGTATAGTTTCCGTGTCAGAATACTCATGTGCTTATGGAATAAATTCTGGGATCTGTGTGCTGCTCGCGAGAACCATCATTGCATGTGGACTGCTTAAAAAGTCATGCAGATCTGTGATGGTGTCGACGGCGATTACAACTACGTAATGGTGTGGGGCCGCATCAACTACCTGAGCAGATGGCATTGAGTTTAATTATGTATTACTTGTAAATATACCCACGCCTATGGCGGGGGAACAGGTAAGATTTTGCAGTTCCATGATTGTGCAATGAATTTAGTTCATACTATTGTAACGGTAATGCACTGTATACAGGTAACTGGCTAACATCAATGAATTTGGTTCATACCGTTGTGCGTTAAGTTGTAACGACGCGTAGAACTGTGCATTCACTGCTGCTAGGGAATACGCTTTAGTATCGGATCCAAActtcctttagtactggttggttgtgtaaccggtattgctatttcAGTACTAAGgtcaaataatcggtactaaagtcACCTCCATCATTGCTCCAGCTTTCAAAGACGCACTTCTCCAAGAATGCGCGCACACGTATTTcacaagaataaaaaaaattcacaatcACATGAATCACAGTAAGAATCACAATCACAGATTTCACAAGAATTACAGCACGAATCACAAGAATACATTTCACAAGAATCACTATCACACATTCATAAGAATCACagaaaaaattaaaatcatAGAGTTCACACGAGAGCTTTGCCTACGCCGTTGGGCCTCCCACTGCGCCTCACCCACTTGCTAGCAAGCGCTGTCGGGCCTCCTCACCTGCTCGCCACAGCAGTGGCCAGCGCACTGGCGGCAGCCAAAGGATAGGCCGCGCCAGAAGCGGCCGGGGTCGTGCGCCCGTGGGGACCGATGGCCTGTGCGCCGGTGGCGGCCAGCGGCCCTAGGGCCAGCTAGGGAGGCCCCCcgcgcgccggtggcggccgggGAGGCCCCCTGCACCCTAGTGGTTGGCGGCCCACGCGCCGGCGGCAGCTGGGGAGGCCCCTTCCACCTGCGGcagtgagagaggagagggaggagagaggaggctgtgtggagggaggagagatagggccggagaggagggtggggagATAAAGCCGGTGGTGGGTGGGGAGATAAAGGATAAGGTTGTGTGGGTGGGGAGATGAGGGAAGAGAGAGcgcttttagtaccaggtggaggcttcacccggtactaaaaacCCTCAggcatattagtaccggttggaggctccaaccagtactaattggtaacctttagtatcgggtaaAGCCTCCACCCCGTACTAAAGGGTTACGGGAGGCTCATCGACTAGCTGTTAGATCCGGTACAAATGCTcgtattagtaccgggtaaaaAAATAATCGGTATTAAGCGTTGATCTGGCATTGTGGAAGCATCAGATACGTGATGCAGCGGCACTCTGTCATGTTGTGGAGcgagtttttttcttttaaattttGTAACACAGCTCCTACTCTTTCTTCACCTCAATTTTCAAAATCTTGTATGTACCAACCTTacgtaaaaaaaatataattaaggCTGATTTCTTACCTGTCGTAGCCcccataaaaaatatttatctgTTTCTTTCTTGTCCAAACCTATGATGAGAAGCAATGTCGCCGGTAGCCCTCTTTTATTTTCCCTATTTTTAGGACGCGTCTTCTATTCTTGTCATAAAAATGCGGTACTTAGCTTTGATCAGTGGGTCGTTCTTGGGGTTAATTAGCCCGCTATAAGCCCTTAACATGCACTTTTTCTAAATAATGATTAGTTGTAAATCCAGCATCCATATTTAGCTGGAGACTCAAAACTCATTCGACAGATTCAACGGAAGGGACCTAACCAACTAAGCTCTACACATTTAGTTCATCCTAATTCCTACACGTTCTTTTACGACTATGACAAATTCTCAAACGTagcttaaaaaaaattgttgccTTGTATTCCCTCTGTTAATGGTAAGTATTCCCTCTGTTAATggtaggtcattttagtttttctaaattcataatttttctatgcatttaAGTGTACCTAGGCATATAAAAagattatatatataaaaaagctaaaatgacataCTCTAcctgttccaaattactatttattttgatatcTATATAGATACATACTATATCTATACATAGCAATGATTATGTatctataaaaaataatatatagcAATGATTATGTatctataaaaaataatatgaatagtattttgggaGGGACGACTTAATTCTCATTATAGTCTTGCACGTTAGGCATACAGAGTGCGCACATGAACCACGCAGCATGTGGAATTGACTAAAATGCCCTCCATACTACTTGGATTATATTGTCTAATTGCTGCATCTCTAGCGTTCGCGTACGCCATCTCATTCCTTACGCGCTGTCCGTTTATTTCTGTATAGTAGTTTAAAGTGGAGTGCATCCCCTGCTGCGAGCTCCGTATAAATTGAGGCATCGTCGTTCCAGTTGCGTCCAACCTCCCAAGGCTCCCAGTGGCCGGCCAGTGCTCTCGTACGGTGTGGTGTTAGTGTAGTTGTCCAGCTAGACTGGGTGAAAACAGCTTGAGTGTTACCATGGAAGCTCAGAGGGAGAAGTTGCTGTCTGAAGAACCACTTCTTCAGGTCCCTCTGCTATTTCCCGTGCTTTTCAATAGCTTGCTTTATCGCAGGCTTACAACACTTGCTGAGTAATTTCTTCCATCATATGTTCGTTTCCTACTCTCGCGAGGGAGGGACAGCCGCCTCAAAAAATTCCAAACAGATTTATCTATCTAATTAACATTTGTTTTTGTGAAATATCTTTATCTAACGTTTTCGCCTTGTGTTTTGTGTAAATGCCATTATTCATCGTCTATTTTGGAGATAAATCCGCCTTTTTTGGTTTTACCTATATATGGTTTTCCTACTCAAATGCCCATATCGGCTAAGTACAGGAGAGTTTTGCCTAGACGGACAGATTTCacacttctttttcacaaagTAGGATTTGTCGTTGGCACATGGATAGCACGGTTGTGCTTTGACACTGCAGTTTGCATATGTGCAGGGAAAAAGGAATTTTCTctggttttcttttctttgttttcctttttttttcatattgctGAGATTGAGTAATGCCTGAATTTTCCTATTACAACCCTACCCTATgaaaggatgatgatgatgcggAAGAAGTTTGCTATCAGCTCACTTCTGCTTCCGATCAAATTCTGGTTCTGATTCGAGGCTCTTTTGTTGAATCTCTACTGCATTTGCAAAGAACTGTAAATAATTTGTTTTTTTGGAATaattaatttgttttttttgtccATACAGAATTCAATAGAACGTAGAATTGACATCAAGGGAGTCAAACACCATACCACCGACAGTTGGAGAGCATGCACTTACATCTTAGGTAAGCGAAAATTTCATACAGATTTCACAAAAATGTTTATTAAAACTCTACGCAAAGTGCTAAAGAAACTCCAAAAGATCCTTAAATCACTCCTAATAGTCTAAttagggagaaaaagagaaaaaaaagacctCTCCAACAGTCCCCCAAAACCTGCCGCATATTTTTGCCGATGCGAATCGCGACCCCGACGCCTCGCATATTTGCGcaatctctctcctcccctaaTCGCCCCGGTGCTTCCTTTCCTACGCGCATGATCGAATCCAACACCAGTCACATAAAATGGTTTCGTTGGCCCATGACTATCGAAGTGGCAGCCGCGGGTGGTGGCGCTAGGACTTTGATCAAAATTGATTGTGAGGAGGGGTGGGTGGGGTTGGGGAGTTGATGGCGGCCCAAAGGGACCACATGCGCTGACGTGGCCAGTCTTAAGTTTTGGAAAGTTTATTATTGGAGATCTGTTGCGGAATGATATAATTTTAggaaaataaatttttagtaGAGCCCCCGATAGATAGTTTTGgggaatatttttttaaaaaaacttttggAGTTGGGTAGCTAGTTGGAACGAGGCCTTATTTAATTTGCCAATGGAAAAAGAGTCCACATGTTATGGACAAGGGCTATATGGCAAATCTGGGATTGAGGAGATTTGCAATGACATGTGAAGAATTATTCCTAGTTAGTTTCGAACTTTCGATTCACTAATCCAAGCCTCCTAAGCTCTCTGATACTTTAACTCATCAACATTTCTTTTGTTATCCACTCCTATAATTTGCTTGACAGTTACCACTTGTGACTTCTGTACTACTGCAGTGACTGAATGCTTTGAGGAGCTAGCATACTATGGGATCCAGTTCAACCTGGTTACTTTTCTCAAGAACGTGCTACATGAAAATAACGTTACCGCAGCAAGAAACTACACGAATTGGCAGGGGACTTGCTATATCGCACCACTTATTGGAGCTATCATAGCAGATTCCTACTTGGGCAGATACCTGACCACATTGGCTTTCTTCATAGTTTACCTACTTGTAAGCACAcaaaattctttttctttttgaaaaacttgcAGGAGCCCTGCTATGTCATCTAAGGAGGAGAAGCAAATAGAGTCTTACAGAGTTGATATTACAGAAAACAACACAAAAAATTCAAACCTGACAAAACTTTACTTGTTCATCATCAGCATtaacaacaaaaataaataaaaggggtAGAAAAAACTTTACTATACCATTCTTGGAGTCAAATTCATATCTTGCCATGGATTACTCTTTCGAAAATTCTGTCTTGGGATACTTACTTTATTTATTTCCACACTGACCAATTTACTGATCTTGTTCGACACAAGGGGATGGCTACAATGTCCATTTCAGCATCATTCCCGACTTGTGCCGGACCTGACTGCCTGCAGGATGGTTCTTCCAAGTCATTCGTGTTCTTCCTTGGCCTCTACATGATGGCCATAGGAGCTGGTGGCATCAAGCCCTGTGTCTCGTCTTTCGGCGCCGACCAGTTCGATGACAGCATCCCTGCCGAGAGGCAGAAGAAGGATTCCTTCTTCAACTGGTTCTTCTTCGCCATCTACATCGGCAGCTTCGTCTCGGGCACCGCTGTCGTGTGGGTGCAAGATCACTACGGATGGGTCGTAGGCCTTGGGATCCCAACTCTGTTCATCGCGTTCGCCATCGCGACCTTTATGTTGGGTTCCGGTTCATACAGGGTCCAAAAGCCTCTTGGGAGCCCCATCGTCGGAGTTCTCCAGGTCATCGTTGCAGCAGCTCGCAAGTGGGCTGTCAGAGTGCCGCACGATGATTCTCTTCTACATGAAGCGCCCGATAAGGCATCAATGGTGGATGGCCATAAACTGCAGCATACACCACAGCTCAGGTGGTTTGTATGAATCAATCGTGAACGCTCTCTTATCAGGCCCAATCTTTTGTAAGTTTGGTAGTAACTTGCAAGATTTGTTTGTGCAGGTTTCTGGACAAGGCTGCAGTGATCTCATCAGACGAGGAGCTAGCTGATCCATGGAGGCTTTGCACGGTCACGCAGGTCGAGGAGCTGAAGGTAATCGTCGGCATGCTCCCCATCTGGGCCACCGGGATCGTATACTTCTCCGTCCTGGCGCAGTTCTCCTCCACGTTCCTGGAGCAGGGCAGGACGATGGACAAGCAGGTCGGCGCGTTCGCCATCCCGCCGGCGTCCCTGGCGTCGTTCGACGCCGTCAGCGTCATCTTCTGGGTGCCCGTCTACGACCGCGTCCTCGtgccggcggccaggcggcTCACCGGCAAGGAGCGGGGGCTCTCGGAGCTGCAGCGTTTCGGCGCCGGCCTGGTCCTCTCGGTCCTGGTGAtgaccgcggcggcgctggtcgAGACGCGGCGCCTGGCGCTGGCGCATGGCGAGGGCCTGTCGTCGATGAGCATCCTGTGGCAGGTGCCCCAGTACTTCCTGGTGGGCGCCAGCGTCGTGTTCGCGTGCGTCGGGCAGACGGAGTTCTTCTACAACGAGGCGCCGCCGTCGATGCGGAGCCTGTGCTCGGCGCTGGCGCTGCTCACGGTGGCGCTCGGGAGCTATCTGAGCTCGCTCGTGGTGACCGCGGTGGCCTGGCTGACGACGAGGGGCGGCGAGCCCGGGTGGATACCCGATGACCTCAACGACGGCCACCTCGATCGCTTCTTCTGGCTCCTCGCGGCGCTcagcgcgctcaacctggcggTCTTCGTGTGGTGCGCGAGGCGGTACAGGCGCAAGAACGTTTATTGAGGGGTAATTCAGTGAGTCCCTCTGCAAAAATAAAGACTAAGTAGGATCATTTGTGTATCTCTCTCTTTAGGGCGTCTAAATTCTTGTATGAATCCAAGTGTCATGAGATCTCAATTCTGCACTATTTTGTTCTATTCTCACATTTTAAGAATCCAATGTTCGGAGGAGCCTCAGTCCCTCTTCACTCTCCAGGACTGCCCGAGAGCCTGTGGCTTTGCTTTACACAATGTTGCACTTTTGTTGTCAGATGCTCCAGCAGCTTGTTATATATGAGGTGTTGGTAGATTTGCGGGTTGAGCCGGGCTCAGGCCAGGTTGAGCTCGGTTCATTTCGGGCCGAAAATTTGTGCCTACGAACAGCTCATGGGTGTTGTCAGGCCAGGCTTCGCCCGTTcctttttagttgaaaaataaatgaaattaattgtatGGGTGGGCTCGAGCTGGCCCAATCTTTTTTGGGCTTGATTTTCGCTGACCACGCCCGGCCTAACAGCTAGCGTGGGCAGGCCAAAACCCATCGGGCCCGTGACTCAGCTTAAAATGTGCTTGGGAGGGATAAGGTGGCGATAGATCAACCTGTTACATTTCCCTAACTCAAACAAAAATATAAGGTGCGAGGAGATGATTGATCACTCATTTTCTCACAGCCGACACTACCATAGATTACTATAAGGTCAAAGCTTTTTTTTAGGATAAAGTTAAAATTATAGGGCAAGTTTAATAGAGCTCCTTGATTCCAATTCACTTTAAAAAATGTGTCTTAAAGTAATTTTATGATTCTCTAAGTTAATTTTTTAGTACGAAGTAATACTAAGTGGGAAGTGAATTAGAAAAAGGTATTTTTTTATTCAGCCTAGTCTCTTAGTTTATTTCAGAGAATAACTTCACAGAATCCCTTTTGATTACTTCTctggaaaaaaatatttagcaGATTTCATACTGAATTTAGTCTAAAAGCTACCTTGAAAACAGGATCATAGATTACCACGTGGTAAGTTTATTGTTTGAGCCTTGCAGAAAAAACTAACATGAATAAACTTGTTGATGCCAGCACTGGCCGCACCAATTTTTTAGCCGTTGACCAGAAAATCGGCGTCTGTTTGGACCAACGCCCACCGTTGGCACGTCAACGCCCTACGTCGGCGACGCAGTAATTTTTCACGCCAACGTGCGGGCGAATCGCGGGCGAGCGATTCCCTCGCCAATTAATTGGCTCGCTGACGGTTGTCGTGGCCAGCGTGGGCAAAATCCAAACGACCCCTTAGCGTGGGAAGTAGATACTATCCGCACGCTATAgatggctagcgagtaacaAGAATAACTAACTATTCATGTGCACAGGTGATGAGCAAGAAAATGTACGCTTATAATCATATAGAAAAGGTCTATTTTATTGCATGAATCATGAATCATCGGCTAATGTTACTTGTACAAACTGTGATGTTGTAGTTCCGTTATTCTTTTGCTCTTAATAAAAAGGTGAAAAAGGAGGTCTGGCGGGTTCCattgaaacaaataaaaaaaaactcaccaTCCCCTCTGCGTGACAGATCCGGATGTCAATAAGAAGAGAGAAAAATTATTTCTTTATTCCTTGTTACTGCACTTAAGTTTTAGGTGGATTTTAGGGAATCTTTTCTTACGGCTTCATCGCACAAGGGCATGTACAGCCGGTCTATTTAGGCCATCTGCGTGCTGCAGTTTTTGCgtttacccccccccccccccccgccgcccccaatTGAATGAGGAGAGAAGCGAAGGCCGTCTGCACGGGAGACGCTGAGGTCGGCTCGTGCTCCAAACTCAAATCGCCGACGAATCGACGCGCTGTACGAGCGCTCGTCTCCAAGCCGTCTCGCGGGATCCTGATGCGGCGGGCGGGATTCATCTTCTTCGCGCCAAATCAGTCTTCCCCTCGTCCTTTCTTCACTTCTCCCGCCATCAGTCGCAAGCAACGCCTAGGcggcatcggcggtggcggcggcttcggcagcagcggtggccggtgggggcAGAGGCAGGGCGGATGCAGCCGCCGCTCCAGTCGCCGATGAGCGAGCAACACGGCCACGGCGAGGCCGGAGCCCTGGGGCGCGGTGGAGGTGCTGGAGCCCGGGGTTCGGCAGCGGTGCTGTATCCCAGTCGCGACGACTCGGCGGCGACTCAGGCCACCCCCATCTCCGGCAATTGATGGTATGGCGCTGCAGCAGCTCCCATGCCCTTTTGCCGGATCCACGGCACCGGCGCGCCAGAGGCGGACGGTTCCCATGGGCTCGGCGCGGCGACGGATTCCTGGACGGACGCAGATGATTTGTCCCCAATCCATGCCAAAAGAGGCttcaccggcggcagcggcaccagCCATGGCAGAACCTTCAACGGTGGCttcaccggcggcagcggcaccagCTCAATTTCTCCTGCTTTTCGGCGTCAACCAATTTTAGATCCAGCATGGTGAACTTCTTccaatttgtttttgtttcagcATTGTTGTTTCCATTAGCAATTTTGTCAGTGCCGTTACTCTATCTGTTTTGTTCTGAGGAGCATGATAGTGTGGTGTTTTGCTTCTATCAgtatttgttttgtttggagGAGCATGATAGTGTGGTGTCCTGCATGATAATTTAGACATGCATTGACCTGATATGTGATCCTTTTTTCTCATTAGACAATGAAGTTGGCAATATATATGCACTACCCTTTGACATTCTTTGTTTGATCAAACTGCTGCCGAGTATGAACTATTGATTGTTGTTTTTAATTTTGTGAAATGCATATGAACTGATGGCATGTGAGCTGATGGCATGTGAGCTGATTATATTTGGATGGTCCAGGAGGCATCTTTGTAGTTGGAATGTTAGAATTTACTAGCAAGTGAAGCTACTGTGAATATCCCTGTCCCATATCAAGGCAATGTTCTCTTATCTTTTATTAAAACAGCAGCTTTTTTGCTAAACTTGTGTGCCTACCTGAAGTGTACTCATAAtgcacaaaataaaaaatattcctTTTTTAGACTACCAGCCATGCCAATTTTGCTGGTGACATGCTATTAGTTATAATAAAACAGCAGTTATTCTCTGAATTTTGAGTCTGAATTAACATGCTGACATGCTGTTACTTCATTTATACAGGGAAAATAATTCACACCCACCTGGTGGATTTATGGGCATTTTGAACAGCGAGGCCAATTTTGTTGGTGCTCCATCTCACTATGCCCCTTTCAAGGCTCCAAGATTTTCCTCAATGGATGCAAGTTCAGCCCCAGATATGGATAGAGAGAACCAGCCGGCTGTAGTGGATGTAGATAAGCAGCCTGCTGCAGTTGATAGAGACAATGAAAATGTTAGGACTGAGAAGCGGATTTTGTGGACAGCAAAAGAAGATGAAAGATTAATGAGTGCTTGGATCAagcattcgacggactcaaccACCGGAGCCGATAGGAAGGGTGAAGCGTATTGAGGTGATGTTATCGATGAATACAACAAGAAAACAGCACCACAGAGGGCAAGGAATGCAAAGCAAGCCAAGGATCGATGGCACAAGATTAATAAGTTGTGTGACCTCTTTGAATGCGCATATTTGAAGGCTCGCAGGGTGTATACAAGTGGCTATTCTGATCAGATGTGGATGGAAGCAGCTGAGGATTTCTATGTGGAAGAcagcaaaaatgatgaaggaaAACCTGTGTTAGGACCCTTTACTCTTAAGAATGTTTGGAAGATGTGTCGTGAAGAGCCGAAGTGGAAAACCTATAATGAAGGGCTGAAGAACGCTCGTAAAAGGAAGTCATATCACCtcgaagaagaaggagaggtAAATGAAGATAGTGCAGATGAAACACCAAAACGTCCAATAGGCCAAAA is a genomic window containing:
- the LOC117836511 gene encoding protein NRT1/ PTR FAMILY 8.3 — protein: MEAQREKLLSEEPLLQNSIERRIDIKGVKHHTTDSWRACTYILVTECFEELAYYGIQFNLVTFLKNVLHENNVTAARNYTNWQGTCYIAPLIGAIIADSYLGRYLTTLAFFIVYLLGMATMSISASFPTCAGPDCLQDGSSKSFVFFLGLYMMAIGAGGIKPCVSSFGADQFDDSIPAERQKKDSFFNWFFFAIYIGSFVSGTAVVWVQDHYGWVVGLGIPTLFIAFAIATFMLGSGSYRVQKPLGSPIVGVLQVIVAAARKWAVRVPHDDSLLHEAPDKASMVDGHKLQHTPQLRFLDKAAVISSDEELADPWRLCTVTQVEELKVIVGMLPIWATGIVYFSVLAQFSSTFLEQGRTMDKQVGAFAIPPASLASFDAVSVIFWVPVYDRVLVPAARRLTGKERGLSELQRFGAGLVLSVLVMTAAALVETRRLALAHGEGLSSMSILWQVPQYFLVGASVVFACVGQTEFFYNEAPPSMRSLCSALALLTVALGSYLSSLVVTAVAWLTTRGGEPGWIPDDLNDGHLDRFFWLLAALSALNLAVFVWCARRYRRKNVY